The proteins below are encoded in one region of Nocardioides marmorisolisilvae:
- a CDS encoding response regulator transcription factor, whose product MTTRTIRLLLADDQALVRGALAALLNLEPDLEVVGEVGSGDAVVDAVRDKRPDVALLDVEMPGMDGLEATAAVKAAFPEVRVLIVTTFGRPGFVRRAVQAGAAGFVVKDTPARQLADAVRRVHAGLRVVDPALAADSLVAGESPLTVRETDVLRAARDGASVATIAATLFLSEGTVRNHLSSAIGKTGAANRAGAVAIATDNGWL is encoded by the coding sequence GTGACCACCCGGACGATCCGGCTGCTGCTCGCCGACGACCAGGCCCTGGTCCGCGGCGCGCTGGCCGCGCTGCTCAACCTCGAGCCGGACCTCGAGGTGGTCGGAGAGGTCGGCTCGGGCGACGCGGTCGTCGACGCGGTCCGCGACAAGCGGCCCGATGTCGCGCTGCTCGATGTCGAGATGCCCGGGATGGACGGGCTCGAGGCCACTGCAGCCGTCAAGGCCGCCTTCCCGGAGGTGCGGGTGCTCATCGTCACCACCTTCGGGCGCCCGGGGTTCGTGCGCAGGGCGGTCCAGGCCGGCGCCGCGGGATTCGTCGTCAAGGACACCCCCGCTCGCCAGCTCGCCGACGCCGTACGCCGGGTGCACGCAGGGCTCCGGGTGGTCGACCCGGCGTTGGCCGCCGACTCGCTGGTGGCCGGTGAGTCCCCGCTGACCGTCCGGGAGACCGACGTTCTGCGCGCCGCCCGCGACGGTGCCTCGGTCGCGACGATCGCGGCGACGCTGTTCCTGTCCGAGGGCACCGTGCGCAACCACCTCTCCAGCGCGATCGGCAAGACCGGTGCCGCCAACCGCGCCGGGGCTGTCGCCATCGCCACGGACAACGGCTGGCTCTGA
- a CDS encoding sensor histidine kinase, protein MDERPRDLDEIGQRRWGSVFAAVWLFYLASPLEAGWDRRETVAGWVGMAATVAFAAIYLLIFIRLRRRRAVGAPFRAYLAPWPGAGVVLVEVVLAVVMCVTIGQSGTTASVYIAVTAVMCLPTRWAWLVAVVDGFGAYLASILVPGWDEDSGILFGTLVAALAIWGISQAINRNIEVLAVREENAQLALEDERNRFARDLHDILGHSLTVITVKAELANRLFEVDADRARAELADLERLSRDALADVRRAVGGYRDLTLPGELARARSALSAAEIEAELPNSTDDVPSDRRELFAWAVREGITNVIRHSRASRCQVRLSADRVEIIDDGCGSAGGTPGHGLVGLRERAAKLGGTVLTESRDSGFALTVVVR, encoded by the coding sequence ATGGACGAGCGCCCACGCGATCTGGACGAGATAGGTCAACGTCGCTGGGGCAGCGTGTTCGCGGCGGTCTGGCTCTTCTATCTGGCCTCCCCGCTCGAGGCGGGGTGGGACCGGCGCGAAACTGTGGCGGGCTGGGTCGGGATGGCCGCCACGGTCGCATTCGCGGCGATCTACCTGTTGATCTTCATCAGGCTGCGCCGACGGCGGGCCGTGGGCGCGCCCTTCCGGGCGTACCTGGCTCCGTGGCCGGGGGCGGGCGTGGTCCTGGTCGAGGTCGTCCTGGCCGTGGTGATGTGCGTGACGATCGGGCAGAGCGGGACGACCGCCTCGGTCTACATCGCCGTGACGGCGGTGATGTGCCTGCCGACCCGCTGGGCGTGGCTGGTGGCGGTGGTCGACGGTTTCGGCGCCTACCTGGCCTCGATCCTGGTCCCCGGCTGGGACGAGGACTCCGGCATCCTGTTCGGCACGCTCGTCGCTGCCCTCGCCATCTGGGGCATCTCGCAGGCGATCAACCGGAACATCGAGGTCCTCGCGGTCCGTGAGGAGAACGCCCAGCTCGCCCTGGAGGACGAGCGCAACCGGTTCGCCCGCGACCTGCACGACATCCTCGGCCACTCGCTGACGGTGATCACCGTCAAGGCCGAGCTGGCGAACCGGTTGTTCGAGGTGGACGCCGACCGCGCCCGCGCCGAGCTGGCGGACCTGGAGCGGCTGTCCCGTGATGCCCTGGCCGACGTACGCCGTGCCGTCGGGGGATACCGCGACCTGACGCTGCCCGGTGAGCTCGCCCGGGCCCGCAGTGCGCTGTCCGCGGCCGAGATCGAGGCGGAGCTGCCCAACTCGACCGACGACGTCCCCTCGGATCGGCGTGAGCTGTTCGCCTGGGCCGTGCGGGAGGGCATCACGAACGTCATCCGGCACAGCCGGGCTAGCCGCTGCCAGGTGCGGTTGTCCGCGGACCGGGTGGAGATCATCGACGACGGGTGCGGGTCTGCCGGTGGCACGCCGGGGCACGGACTCGTCGGGCTGCGTGAGCGCGCCGCCAAGCTCGGCGGGACCGTGCTGACCGAGAGCCGCGATTCGGGCTTCGCGCTGACCGTGGTGGTTCGGTGA
- a CDS encoding ABC transporter permease, with protein MSAVQPGLSAESRTLPRFGGINPTLFGIELRRMLRNRRLVIFALLFPLLMYFVFSNQKYGDNRIGSGNVAAFILVNMALYGAALTSASIGSMVAMERAQGWSRQLRLTPLNPASYIVLKALVALVMGAVVIVVVNVVSATHGNAQMPTDVWVYCAVLTMFCTLTFAALGVFIGYIVPGENAMQILGPGLAALSFLGGVFIPLSQYSSTMLHIAYWTPMYGVSEIARAPLTHELPWYSVVNAVGWLVVFVAGAAWRMSKDTARV; from the coding sequence GTGAGTGCCGTGCAACCAGGTCTGAGCGCCGAGTCCCGGACCCTGCCGCGCTTCGGCGGCATCAACCCCACCCTGTTCGGGATCGAGCTGCGCCGGATGCTGCGCAACCGGCGCCTGGTGATCTTCGCGCTGCTCTTCCCGTTGTTGATGTACTTCGTGTTCTCGAACCAGAAGTACGGCGACAACCGGATCGGCTCGGGCAACGTCGCGGCCTTCATCCTGGTGAACATGGCGCTGTACGGCGCGGCGCTGACGTCGGCCTCGATCGGCTCCATGGTCGCCATGGAGCGCGCCCAGGGCTGGAGCCGACAGCTGCGGCTCACCCCGCTCAACCCCGCGTCGTACATCGTGCTGAAGGCGCTGGTCGCCCTGGTGATGGGCGCTGTCGTGATCGTCGTGGTCAACGTGGTCAGCGCCACTCACGGCAACGCCCAGATGCCGACCGACGTGTGGGTCTACTGCGCCGTGCTCACGATGTTCTGCACCCTGACCTTCGCGGCGCTGGGCGTCTTCATCGGCTACATCGTCCCCGGAGAGAACGCGATGCAGATCCTCGGGCCCGGCCTGGCCGCGCTGTCGTTCCTGGGCGGCGTGTTCATCCCGCTGAGCCAGTACAGCTCCACGATGCTGCACATCGCCTACTGGACCCCGATGTACGGCGTCTCCGAGATCGCCCGCGCCCCCCTGACCCATGAGCTGCCGTGGTACTCCGTGGTCAACGCGGTCGGGTGGCTGGTCGTCTTCGTCGCAGGCGCTGCCTGGCGGATGAGCAAGGACACCGCCCGGGTGTGA
- a CDS encoding ABC transporter ATP-binding protein produces the protein MAEKTATGSASTDAIGPRPRVGADAVRLTAVTKHFGAVHAVRGIDLTIQPGEIVAFLGPNGAGKTTTIDMLLGLSKPTAGSIEILGMQPRAAVARGLVSAVMQTGGLLKDLTVRETARYMASLFSTAGDVDDALARAGIASIADRKVQKCSGGEQQRLRFALALLPDPALLLLDEPTTGMDVEGRRAFWSTIREDAQLGRTVLFATHYLEEADQYADRIVLVSHGRVVADGSGSEIKALASGRTVRATWENVDTSALSALGGVDSVEVRGDQVFVHTKDSDAVARHLLTQTSARDLEITAKGIEDAFLSLTGGPDTDHEGAVQ, from the coding sequence ATGGCAGAGAAGACAGCAACGGGGTCGGCGTCCACAGACGCGATCGGCCCCCGGCCGAGAGTGGGCGCCGACGCCGTACGGCTGACGGCGGTGACCAAGCACTTCGGCGCCGTGCACGCCGTGCGCGGCATCGACCTGACGATCCAACCCGGTGAGATCGTCGCCTTCCTGGGCCCCAACGGCGCCGGGAAGACCACCACGATCGACATGCTCCTGGGGCTGTCGAAGCCCACCGCGGGCAGCATCGAGATCCTGGGCATGCAACCGCGTGCGGCGGTGGCCCGTGGACTCGTCTCCGCGGTGATGCAGACCGGCGGCCTGCTCAAGGACCTCACCGTCCGGGAGACGGCCCGCTACATGGCGAGCCTGTTCAGCACCGCCGGCGACGTCGATGATGCGCTGGCGCGGGCGGGGATCGCGAGCATCGCCGACCGCAAGGTGCAGAAGTGCTCCGGCGGCGAGCAGCAGCGGCTCCGCTTCGCCCTGGCACTGCTGCCGGATCCGGCACTCCTGTTGCTCGACGAGCCCACTACCGGCATGGACGTCGAAGGACGCCGGGCCTTCTGGTCGACCATCCGCGAGGACGCTCAGCTCGGTCGCACCGTGCTGTTCGCGACCCACTACCTCGAGGAGGCCGACCAGTACGCCGACCGGATCGTGCTGGTGAGCCACGGACGGGTCGTCGCGGACGGCAGCGGCTCGGAGATCAAGGCGCTCGCCTCCGGACGGACGGTGCGCGCCACCTGGGAGAACGTCGACACCTCCGCACTGTCCGCGCTCGGGGGTGTGGACAGCGTCGAGGTGCGTGGAGACCAGGTCTTCGTGCACACCAAGGACAGCGACGCCGTCGCCCGCCACCTGCTGACCCAGACCTCCGCGCGGGACCTGGAGATCACCGCCAAGGGCATCGAGGATGCCTTCCTGAGCCTGACCGGCGGACCCGACACCGACCACGAAGGAGCAGTCCAGTGA
- the era gene encoding GTPase Era, with protein sequence MTSPEQAYRSGFACFVGRPNAGKSTLTNALVGSKVAITSSRPQTTRTAIRGIVHRPDAQLVLVDTPGLHRPRTLLGERLNDLVKSTWAEVDVVAVCFPVDQKPGPGDRFLVNELGKARRSTKIAVATKTDLASPDQIASHLMAIDALGRETGTEWAEIVPVSAVAGDQVGLLADLLVARLPEGPPLYPDGDLTDAPEEVLVAELVREAALEGVRDELPHSIAVVVEEMGLRPGRAADKPLLDVHANLYVERSSQKGIVIGHQGSRLREVGSAARKQIEALLGTPVYLDLHVKIAKDWQRDPRQLRKLGF encoded by the coding sequence GTGACTAGCCCGGAACAGGCGTATCGCAGCGGCTTCGCCTGCTTCGTGGGACGTCCCAACGCCGGCAAGTCGACCCTGACCAACGCCCTGGTGGGCAGCAAGGTCGCCATCACCTCGTCACGGCCACAGACCACGCGCACCGCGATCCGCGGCATCGTGCACCGGCCCGACGCCCAGCTGGTGCTGGTCGACACCCCGGGGTTGCACCGCCCGCGCACGTTGCTCGGTGAGCGGCTCAACGACCTGGTGAAGTCCACTTGGGCGGAGGTCGATGTGGTGGCGGTCTGCTTCCCGGTGGACCAGAAGCCGGGCCCGGGTGACCGGTTCCTGGTCAACGAGCTGGGCAAGGCGCGTCGTTCCACGAAGATCGCGGTGGCGACCAAGACCGACTTGGCCAGCCCCGACCAGATCGCTTCGCACCTGATGGCCATCGACGCCCTGGGTCGGGAGACCGGCACGGAGTGGGCAGAGATCGTGCCGGTCTCGGCCGTGGCCGGCGACCAGGTCGGCCTGCTCGCGGACCTGCTGGTCGCGAGGCTTCCCGAGGGTCCGCCGCTGTATCCCGATGGGGATCTGACCGACGCGCCGGAGGAGGTGCTGGTCGCAGAGCTGGTGCGTGAGGCCGCCCTCGAGGGGGTCCGCGACGAGCTCCCGCACTCGATCGCCGTGGTGGTCGAGGAGATGGGACTGCGGCCAGGCCGCGCTGCGGACAAGCCGCTGCTCGACGTCCACGCGAACCTCTACGTCGAACGGTCCTCGCAGAAGGGAATCGTGATCGGGCACCAGGGATCCCGGTTGCGTGAGGTCGGCTCGGCCGCACGCAAGCAGATCGAGGCGTTGCTGGGGACACCGGTCTACCTCGACCTCCACGTCAAGATCGCCAAGGACTGGCAGCGCGACCCGCGCCAGCTGCGCAAGCTCGGCTTCTGA
- a CDS encoding siderophore-interacting protein: MSSRPGSCTAEVVRREQLSPHLVRIVLGGPGLRSFASTGIPDEWVGLVVPGQFQSRYYTVRSWSDGEQPEMVLDVVVHEQGLVTEWAQGDCVGDTVTITEAKGSFALPDDAGWVVLVGDLTALPAIARIREHLADFDGPVRSWVESGDGPLPGYLAEGDWLEPPEVGVSGLAAFVASLDWPEGPGYFWMAGESAQMRDIRRSVRRELGWDSHHHDLMGYWSNSRGRAVRAVDPAPIYARGKAAGKTDEEIWMDYDEARRD; encoded by the coding sequence GTGAGCTCCCGCCCTGGATCGTGCACCGCCGAGGTGGTGCGCCGCGAGCAGCTCTCGCCGCACCTCGTGCGGATCGTGCTCGGGGGACCGGGGCTGCGGTCGTTCGCCAGCACCGGAATCCCCGATGAGTGGGTCGGCCTGGTGGTTCCCGGTCAGTTCCAGTCCCGCTACTACACGGTCCGCTCGTGGTCCGACGGCGAGCAGCCGGAGATGGTGCTCGACGTGGTCGTGCACGAGCAGGGCCTGGTGACCGAGTGGGCCCAGGGCGACTGCGTGGGTGACACAGTCACGATCACCGAGGCCAAGGGCTCCTTCGCGCTGCCCGACGACGCCGGCTGGGTAGTGCTGGTCGGCGACCTCACCGCGCTCCCGGCGATCGCGCGGATCCGCGAGCACCTCGCCGACTTCGACGGCCCGGTGCGCTCCTGGGTGGAGAGTGGCGACGGGCCACTGCCCGGCTATCTGGCCGAGGGCGACTGGCTCGAGCCGCCCGAGGTCGGGGTCTCCGGCCTGGCCGCGTTCGTGGCGTCGCTGGACTGGCCCGAGGGGCCGGGCTACTTCTGGATGGCGGGGGAGTCGGCGCAGATGCGCGACATCCGTCGATCGGTACGACGAGAGCTCGGCTGGGACTCGCACCACCACGACCTGATGGGCTACTGGAGCAACAGCCGCGGACGGGCGGTCCGGGCGGTCGACCCGGCGCCGATCTATGCGCGCGGCAAGGCAGCGGGCAAGACCGACGAGGAGATCTGGATGGACTACGACGAGGCGCGACGTGACTAG
- a CDS encoding glycoside hydrolase family 43 protein — MHLSVSSLRHVVVLLACLCVVGVLVPAAQAQTSRPDPFGSDPFRAGLPYRGDFPDPAVLRVGRTWFAYATTTGGLNLPVLTSHDLVRWRADKQRRGADSPDAMPAVARWAWSRPVGDRMVGMNWAPSVARIAGQYVAAYATRLPGHRFKMCISVATSASARGPFVDRSHAPLVCPRRRGAIDPQLLIEHHKVWLLYKTEDISIGRPTRLWVQRLGARGLHATAAAPTKLLTARGPATWENQVVENPSMIVVHGRHYLFYSGNGWGSKQYAVGYALCDGVKGPCQRPTTTPLIATNAQINGPGGGFAFLTKRGRLRLAYHAWDKGFTHYPRSDRCRGTEKGCAQRRMHVARLHVGADGLLSAADLGLEPARAPKRVAQVN; from the coding sequence GTGCATTTGTCCGTGTCCTCGCTGCGCCACGTCGTGGTACTGCTCGCGTGCCTGTGCGTCGTCGGCGTGCTCGTCCCGGCCGCCCAGGCGCAGACCAGCAGGCCGGACCCGTTCGGGAGCGACCCGTTCCGGGCCGGGCTGCCCTACCGCGGCGACTTCCCGGACCCGGCGGTGCTGCGCGTCGGCCGCACCTGGTTCGCCTACGCGACCACGACCGGCGGACTGAACCTGCCCGTGCTCACCTCCCACGACCTGGTGCGCTGGCGGGCCGACAAGCAACGACGCGGAGCCGACAGTCCCGACGCGATGCCGGCCGTCGCGCGCTGGGCCTGGTCGCGGCCGGTCGGCGACCGGATGGTCGGGATGAACTGGGCGCCGTCGGTCGCCCGCATCGCAGGCCAGTACGTCGCGGCGTACGCCACCCGGCTGCCGGGGCACCGGTTCAAGATGTGCATCTCGGTGGCGACCAGCGCCTCCGCGCGCGGGCCGTTCGTGGACCGCAGCCACGCGCCCCTGGTGTGTCCGAGGCGACGCGGAGCCATCGACCCGCAGCTGTTGATCGAGCACCACAAGGTGTGGCTGCTCTACAAGACCGAGGACATCAGCATCGGCCGGCCCACTCGCCTGTGGGTGCAGCGCCTCGGCGCGCGCGGGCTGCACGCCACCGCCGCGGCACCGACCAAGCTGCTCACGGCGCGGGGACCGGCGACCTGGGAGAACCAGGTCGTCGAGAACCCCTCGATGATCGTCGTGCACGGGCGGCACTACCTCTTCTACTCGGGCAACGGCTGGGGCAGCAAGCAGTACGCCGTCGGCTACGCGCTGTGCGACGGCGTCAAGGGACCGTGCCAGCGACCGACCACGACGCCGCTGATCGCGACCAACGCACAGATCAACGGGCCCGGCGGTGGCTTCGCGTTCCTCACGAAGCGCGGTCGGCTACGACTGGCCTACCACGCCTGGGACAAGGGATTCACCCACTACCCGCGCTCCGACCGGTGCCGCGGCACGGAGAAGGGCTGCGCCCAGCGTCGGATGCACGTGGCGAGGTTGCACGTGGGTGCGGATGGGTTGCTGTCGGCGGCCGACCTGGGCCTGGAGCCGGCTCGCGCCCCGAAGCGGGTCGCGCAGGTCAACTGA
- a CDS encoding HNH endonuclease signature motif containing protein, which produces MVSGSSVRGDVSVAGAVLAGIRADQEVVQAAEASKLAGVLAWCELHVTEDPDRAATWGEAPVRLGGVGCPWVGEFTITELAAGLGLSLTGARSLVSDVVELAFRLPRLWARVQGGEVAAWRARRIAEQTQALSIEAAGFVDAQVAGFAARMGATAVERLVAEAVGRFMPDLAAEQRRLAADGRRFDIDHQQVSFAGTSRVEAELDLADALDLDAAIAGLAARLMDLGSDLPLDQRRALAAGELARRQLALDLDTGTGTGAGTGAGTGADTVDQPAEARPDVRAAQRRGRRDLILYAHLSADAIHGTPTSTDGTLADAMVRLEGHRDPEITLDTLRDWLTIPGDVHITIRPVIDLNADLTSTSRFATGLHREQVILRDRTCAAPHCSRPARHLDLDHIEAWDDHGPPGQTRSKNLAALCRHHHRAKTLTSWTYQQLLPGVLLWKTPHGLRHLTCAGHTINLD; this is translated from the coding sequence ATGGTCTCGGGGAGCAGCGTTCGCGGCGATGTGTCGGTTGCGGGTGCGGTGCTGGCCGGGATCCGGGCGGACCAGGAGGTCGTGCAGGCGGCCGAGGCTTCCAAGCTGGCCGGGGTGCTGGCTTGGTGTGAGCTGCATGTGACCGAGGACCCGGACCGGGCAGCCACCTGGGGTGAGGCCCCGGTCCGGCTCGGGGGCGTCGGGTGTCCGTGGGTCGGTGAGTTCACCATCACCGAGCTCGCGGCCGGGTTGGGGTTGTCGTTGACCGGGGCCCGGTCGCTGGTCTCCGATGTGGTGGAGCTGGCGTTCCGGCTCCCGCGGTTGTGGGCGCGGGTGCAGGGCGGGGAGGTGGCGGCGTGGCGGGCACGCCGGATCGCCGAGCAGACCCAGGCCCTCTCGATCGAGGCCGCGGGGTTCGTCGATGCTCAGGTCGCCGGGTTCGCCGCCCGGATGGGCGCCACTGCGGTGGAGCGGCTGGTCGCCGAGGCGGTGGGCCGGTTCATGCCCGACCTGGCCGCCGAGCAGCGGCGGCTGGCGGCGGACGGTCGCCGGTTCGACATCGATCACCAGCAGGTCTCCTTCGCCGGGACCAGCCGGGTCGAGGCCGAGCTGGACCTGGCCGACGCGCTGGACCTGGACGCCGCGATCGCCGGGCTCGCCGCACGCCTGATGGACCTGGGCAGCGACCTGCCGTTGGACCAGCGCCGGGCGCTGGCAGCCGGGGAGCTGGCCCGCCGCCAGCTCGCCCTGGACCTGGACACGGGAACCGGTACCGGCGCCGGCACTGGCGCCGGCACTGGCGCCGACACGGTGGACCAGCCCGCCGAGGCTCGGCCCGATGTCCGGGCCGCCCAGAGGCGCGGTCGCCGGGATCTGATCCTGTACGCGCACCTGTCCGCCGACGCGATCCACGGCACCCCGACCTCGACCGACGGCACCCTCGCGGACGCCATGGTCAGGCTGGAGGGACACCGCGATCCGGAGATCACCCTGGACACGCTGCGGGACTGGCTGACGATCCCCGGCGATGTCCACATCACGATCCGCCCGGTGATCGATCTGAACGCCGACCTGACCAGCACCAGCCGGTTCGCCACCGGCCTGCACCGCGAACAGGTCATCCTGCGCGACCGCACCTGCGCCGCACCCCACTGCAGCCGCCCGGCCCGACACCTCGACCTGGACCACATCGAGGCCTGGGACGACCACGGCCCACCCGGGCAGACCAGATCGAAGAACCTCGCCGCGCTATGCCGACACCACCACCGAGCCAAGACACTGACCAGCTGGACCTACCAGCAGCTACTCCCCGGCGTGCTCCTCTGGAAGACCCCACACGGGCTGCGCCACCTCACCTGCGCCGGCCACACCATCAACCTGGACTGA
- a CDS encoding cyclopropane-fatty-acyl-phospholipid synthase family protein, giving the protein MTQRTSTMNLAEAFSTLLAGELPFRFTAYDGSSAGPADAPFGIDLRNERGLSYLVSAPGDLGLARAYVQGDLHLVGAHPGDPFEALMLVKGNQHGLKFRRPSPAEAVALLRAVGLSRLKPPPVPPQEHLPRWRRVMEGMLHSPERDAEVIHHHYDVSNRFYEMVLGPSMTYTCALFPTEETTLDDAQFAKYDLVCRKLGLRPGMRLLDVGCGWGGMVRHAVQHYGVTALGVTLSAEQASWGQERIKELRLDDRAEVRHMDYREVVESGFDAVSSIGLTEHIGVGNYPAYFGFLRSKLRPHGRLLNHCITRPHNQKTHTGAFIDRYVFPDGELTGSGRIITEAQDAGLEVQHEENLRPHYARTLAGWNRNLVAHWDECVAEVGEATARVWGLYMAGSRMGFETNEIQLHQVLATRTDDRGGSGYPLRHDWVG; this is encoded by the coding sequence ATGACCCAGCGCACTTCGACGATGAACCTGGCCGAGGCGTTCAGCACCCTGCTCGCCGGCGAGCTGCCGTTCCGGTTCACCGCGTACGACGGCAGCAGCGCCGGACCCGCGGACGCACCCTTCGGGATCGACCTGCGCAACGAGCGGGGGCTGTCCTACCTGGTCAGTGCGCCCGGCGACCTGGGCCTCGCCCGCGCCTACGTCCAGGGGGACCTGCACCTGGTCGGCGCGCACCCGGGCGACCCCTTCGAGGCGCTGATGCTCGTCAAGGGGAACCAGCACGGCCTGAAGTTCCGCAGGCCCTCGCCCGCTGAGGCGGTCGCGCTGCTCCGCGCCGTGGGGCTGAGCCGGCTCAAGCCGCCACCCGTCCCTCCGCAGGAGCATCTGCCTCGGTGGCGGCGGGTGATGGAGGGCATGCTGCACTCCCCGGAGCGCGACGCCGAGGTGATCCACCACCACTACGACGTGTCGAACCGGTTCTACGAGATGGTGCTGGGCCCATCCATGACCTACACCTGTGCGCTGTTCCCGACCGAGGAGACGACTCTCGACGACGCGCAGTTCGCCAAGTACGACCTGGTCTGCCGCAAGCTCGGCCTGCGCCCAGGGATGCGGCTCCTCGACGTCGGCTGCGGCTGGGGCGGCATGGTCAGGCACGCCGTCCAGCACTACGGCGTGACCGCGCTCGGCGTCACCCTCTCGGCTGAGCAGGCATCCTGGGGCCAGGAGCGGATCAAGGAGCTGCGCCTGGACGACCGTGCCGAGGTGCGGCACATGGACTACCGCGAGGTCGTCGAGAGCGGCTTCGACGCGGTGAGCTCGATCGGCCTGACCGAGCACATCGGCGTGGGCAACTACCCGGCGTACTTCGGCTTCCTGCGCAGCAAGCTCAGGCCGCATGGCCGGCTGCTCAACCACTGCATCACCCGCCCACACAACCAGAAGACGCACACGGGCGCGTTCATCGACCGCTACGTCTTCCCCGACGGCGAGCTCACCGGCTCGGGCCGCATCATCACCGAGGCGCAGGACGCCGGCCTCGAGGTGCAGCACGAGGAGAACCTCCGGCCGCACTACGCCCGCACGCTCGCCGGCTGGAACCGCAACCTGGTGGCTCACTGGGACGAGTGCGTCGCCGAGGTCGGTGAGGCCACCGCGCGGGTGTGGGGTCTCTACATGGCCGGGTCGCGGATGGGCTTCGAGACCAACGAGATCCAGCTCCACCAGGTGCTGGCGACCAGGACCGACGACCGCGGGGGCAGTGGCTACCCGCTGCGCCACGACTGGGTGGGCTGA
- a CDS encoding FAD-binding oxidoreductase — MGLRGPDQHLVAVRRLQDSYAEVPAGAPVRLRKKTSNLFRPRESAGNAGLDVSGLDGVIAIDPQARTADVQGMCTYEDLVDVTLAHGMIPKVVPQLRTITLGGAVTGLGIEATSFRSGLPHESVLEMDVFTGAGEVVTCTRANEHSDLFWTFPNSYGSLGYATRLRIELEPVPAYVALRHVAFDDATRLADAITEIVATRSWDGQRVDGLDGVAFAPGEYYLTVATFTDAGGATSDYTGQQIYFRSIQQRPTDLLTMEDYLWRWDTDWFWCSGAFGLQNPTVRRLWPRRFKRSDVYHRLVGLDTRFGIADRLDRRAGRPQRERVIQDVEVPVGRLREFLDWFDAEVGMRPVWLCPLVARDPWPSYPLRPDETYVNAGFWGTVHVGPSAAEAPTNRAIEAKVHDLDGHKSLYSEAFYDAHTFDALYNGAHLAAVKKRYDPEDRLITLYDKAVRRR; from the coding sequence ATGGGTTTGAGGGGACCGGATCAGCATCTCGTCGCCGTGCGACGGCTGCAGGACTCGTACGCCGAGGTCCCCGCGGGCGCACCGGTGCGGCTGCGGAAGAAGACCTCCAACCTCTTCCGTCCTCGAGAGTCCGCGGGCAACGCCGGGTTGGACGTGAGCGGCCTCGACGGCGTGATCGCGATCGACCCACAGGCACGCACCGCCGACGTGCAGGGGATGTGCACCTACGAGGACCTGGTCGACGTGACCCTGGCGCACGGGATGATCCCCAAGGTGGTCCCGCAGCTGCGCACCATCACCCTCGGGGGCGCGGTCACCGGGCTCGGCATCGAGGCAACCAGCTTCCGCAGCGGGCTGCCGCACGAGTCGGTGCTGGAGATGGACGTCTTCACCGGCGCCGGCGAGGTGGTGACCTGCACCCGCGCCAACGAGCACAGCGACCTCTTCTGGACCTTCCCCAACTCCTACGGCTCGCTCGGGTACGCCACCCGGCTGCGGATCGAGCTGGAGCCGGTGCCGGCGTACGTCGCGCTGCGCCACGTCGCCTTCGACGACGCCACCCGGCTGGCCGACGCGATCACGGAGATCGTGGCGACCAGGAGCTGGGACGGGCAGCGCGTCGACGGCCTCGACGGAGTCGCGTTCGCGCCCGGGGAGTACTACCTCACCGTGGCCACCTTCACCGACGCCGGCGGAGCCACCAGCGACTACACCGGCCAGCAGATCTACTTCCGCTCGATCCAGCAGCGGCCGACCGACCTGCTCACCATGGAGGACTACCTGTGGCGTTGGGACACGGACTGGTTCTGGTGCTCGGGTGCGTTCGGTCTGCAGAACCCCACCGTGCGGCGGCTGTGGCCGCGCCGGTTCAAGCGCTCCGATGTCTACCACCGGCTCGTCGGCCTCGACACCAGGTTCGGCATCGCCGACCGACTCGACCGGCGCGCGGGCCGGCCGCAGCGTGAGCGGGTGATCCAGGACGTCGAGGTGCCGGTCGGCCGGCTCCGGGAGTTCCTGGACTGGTTCGACGCGGAGGTGGGCATGCGTCCGGTGTGGCTGTGCCCGCTGGTGGCCAGGGACCCGTGGCCGTCGTACCCTCTGCGGCCGGACGAGACCTACGTCAACGCCGGATTCTGGGGGACCGTGCACGTCGGGCCCTCGGCCGCCGAGGCGCCGACCAACCGAGCCATCGAGGCGAAGGTCCACGACCTCGACGGCCACAAGTCGCTCTACTCCGAGGCGTTCTATGACGCCCACACCTTCGACGCGCTCTACAACGGCGCCCACCTCGCTGCGGTCAAGAAGCGCTACGACCCCGAGGACCGGCTGATCACCCTCTACGACAAGGCGGTACGACGACGATGA